From a single Oreochromis niloticus isolate F11D_XX linkage group LG3, O_niloticus_UMD_NMBU, whole genome shotgun sequence genomic region:
- the LOC109202369 gene encoding E3 ubiquitin-protein ligase TRIM39: protein MSAASNLRSEDQFLCSICLDVFTDPVSTPCGHNFCKTCISQHWDTNGRQKCPMCNRVFKRRPELDINTLFSEMVAQFRREAQQKASSSSSEQQAAKPGEVPCDVCTGTRLKALKSCLVCQTSYCQTHLEPHLTVKRLKRHQLIDAVENLEGRMCTKHDKPLELFCKTDQTCVCVLCSVLDHKNHEFVPLREEYEGKKAELEKTEAEIQQMIQKRRLKIQEITESVKMSKDAADRQKIEGFQVFIALMESVERRLKELMKEIEDKQETTEKQAEGLIKDLEQEISELMERSSEVEQLSRSEDHLHLLQSFSSLKAAPPTKDWTEVRVCPPSYEGTVGRAVAQVEETIRKAELKRVQQYEVDVILDPDTAHPNLILSDDRKQVYHSDVEKKLPDNPERFSRYVNVLGEQSFSSGRFYFEVQVKGKTGWALGVATESINRKGRITASPQDGFWTVVLRNGNKYSARASPPVRLHLHPGPEKVGVFVDYEEGLVSFYDVGAAALIYSFTGCSFTHKLHPFFSPCLNDGGKNSAPLIICPANQTESIND, encoded by the coding sequence ATGTCTGCTGCCAGCAATCTGCGATCTGAAGATCAGTTTCTGTGCTCCATCTGTCTGGATGTGTTCACTGATCCAGTCTCTACACCATGTGGACACAacttctgcaaaacctgcaTCAGTCAGCACTGGGACACTAATGGCAGACAGAAGTGTCCTATGTGTAACAGAGTGTTCAAGAGACGACCTGAACTAGACATCAACACTTTGTTCTCTGAGATGGTTGCTCAGTTCAGACGTGAagctcagcagaaagccagcagcagcagctcagagcaACAAGCTGCCAAACCAGGAGAAGTTCCCTGTGACGTCTGCACTGGAACCAGACTGAAGGCCCTGAAGTCCTGCCTGGTGTGTCAGACCTCCTACTGTCAGACTCACCTGGAGCCTCATCTGACAGTGAAACGTCTGAAAAGACATCAGCTGATTGATGCTGTAGAGAACCTGGAAGGCAGGATGTGTACGAAGCACGATAAACCTCTAGAGCTGTTCTGTAAGACCGACCAGACATGTGTCTGCGTGCTCTGCTCTGTTTTAGACCACAAGAACCACGAGTTTGTTCCTCTGAGAGAAGAATATGAAGGAAAGAAGGCAGAGCTGGAGAAGACAGAGGCGGAGATTCAGCAGATGATCCAGAAGAGACGACTGAAGATTCAGGAGATCACAGAGTCGGTGAAGATGAGTAAAgatgctgcagacagacagaaaatagaAGGTTTTCAGGTCTTCATTGCTCTGATGGAGTCTGTTGAGAGACGCCTGAAGGAGCTCATGAAGGAGAtcgaagacaaacaggaaactaCAGAGAAACAGGCTGAAGGTCTCATCAAAGATCTGGAACAGGAAATCTCTGAGCTGATGGAGAGAAGCTCTGaggtggagcagctctcacGCTCTGaagaccacctccacctcctccaaagcTTCTCCTCCCTGAAAGCTGCTCCACCCACCAAGGACTGGACAGAGGTCAGAGTCTGTCCACCATCATATGAGGGGACTGTGGGGagagctgtggctcaggtggagGAGACAATCAGGAAGGCTGAGCTGAAGAGGGTGCAGCAGTATGAGGTGGATGTGATTCTGGATCCTGATACAGCTCATCCTAATCTCATCCTGTCTGATGATAGAAAACAAGTGTATCATAGTGATGTGGAGAAGAAACTTCCAGACAACCCAGAGAGATTTTCTAGATATGTTAATGTTTTAGGAGAGCAGAGTTTCTCTTCAGGCAGATTTTACTTTGAGGTTCAGGTTAAAGGAAAGACTGGCTGGGCTTTAGGAGTGGCCACAGAGTCGATCAACAGGAAGGGAAGAATCACAGCGAGTCCTCAGGATGGTTTCTGGACTGTAGTGCTGAGAAATGGAAATAAGTACAGTGCTCGTGCTTCCCCTCCAGTCCGTCTCCATCTTCATCCTGGTCCTGAGAAGGTGGGGGTGTTTGTGGATTATGAGGAGGGTCTGGTCTCCTTTTATGATGTaggtgctgcagctctgatctaCTCCTTTACTGGCTGCTCCTTCACTCACAAACTCCACCCATTCTTCAGTCCCTGTCTGAATGATGGTGGTAAAAACTCTGCACCTCTGATCATCTGTCCTGCCAATCAAACTGAGTCGATCAATGACTGA
- the LOC109202370 gene encoding uncharacterized protein LOC109202370 — protein MAHFIDNDWTMQSFALTVSKTEERHYAEACADHFLNVANEWEIKDKVTTLGTDSARNMVAAARLLPFEHMPYTAHILQSAITVSLNDSAFERALAKCRKIVGHFKHSPANAQELKAQQAAHGHQTEPLVQDAQTRWNSTLEMIKRIQRNKSGLTTILTQQNSKVTMLTDQELDRLQKLEELLEPCRYVTKLLGGERYVSCSMVLPALCHLFRIMEPSDDDPVYVVKFKMVFTTDLAQRRASSNLTWLKIATALDPRFKDLKCLSKDERREVWASVHDLLMAETDAHQPSAQTTEEPSPKKSKMSISLLGSPDSDTEEEEDAIDCCLNLYKA, from the exons ATGGCGCATTTTATTGATAATGACTGGACTATGCAATCGTTTGCACTAACAGTGAGTAAAACTGAAGAGAGACACTATGCTGAGGCATGTGCTGACCATTTTCTGAATGTTGCAAACGAATGGGAAATCAAGGACAAGGTAACCACGCTTGGCACCGACAGTGCTCGTAACATGGTTGCAGCCGCCAGACTACTTCCATTTGAACACATGCCCTACACGGCCCACATTCTGCAGAGTGCGATCACAGTTTCTCTTAATGACAGCGCATTTGAAAGGGCTCTGGCCAAATGTCGCAAGATTGTTGGACATTTTAAGCATAGTCCAGCAAACGCTCAGGAATTAAAGGCACAGCAAGCTGCACATGGACATCAAACAGAACCGCTTGTTCAGGATGCTCAGACAAGATGGAACTCCACCCTAGAGATGATCAAGCGGATCCAGAGAAACAAATCTGGGCTGACCACCATCCTGACTCAACAAAACAGCAAGGTGACCATGCTGACTGACCAGGAGCTTGACAGACTGCAAAAGCTGGAGGAACTACTTGAACCTTGCAG ATATGTTACCAAACTGCTGGGGGGAGAGCGCTATGTCTCCTGTTCCATGGTGTTGCCAGCCTTGTGTCATTTGTTCAGGATTATGGAGCCCTCAGATGATGACCCAGTCTACGTTGTGAAGTTTAAGATGGTTTTTACCACAGACCTAGCTCAGCGGAGGGCCAGCAGCAATCTCACATGGCTGAAGATCGCTACTGCCCTTGATCCCAGGTTTAAAGACCTTAAATGCCTTTCCAAAGATGAAAGAAGAGAGGTGTGGGCATCAGTACATGACCTTCTGATGGCAGAGACGGATGCACACCAACCATCTGCTCAGACAACAGAGGAACCCTCACCAAAGAAGAGCAAGATGTCCATCTCCTTGCTGGGTTCTCCTGATTCAGatacagaggaagaggaagatgcTATAGACTGCTGTCTGAATCTGTACAAAGCATAG